A part of Entelurus aequoreus isolate RoL-2023_Sb linkage group LG10, RoL_Eaeq_v1.1, whole genome shotgun sequence genomic DNA contains:
- the LOC133659230 gene encoding alpha-tectorin-like codes for MSCFLLYLAVLGLQTGAAATDWTFTRSGEMDITNCPITYFGQKYHKLYVAFNDSRFALCFNGAYEDGAQNDCIVMSGGTADRGNWSVLAHEIPAGSGVHKMLPELKHAGKCVNVIPLKDHQYSEIQQVELGNFGAQSILAIRTYPGYTDADLVAYAQVKGQTVSKHVFQANETSVGVITDMSGCRLSGSVYMINTTISDPDVCATVTCDVNGLATAVSECAPMHHCQGNGSCAFDAMCTLTASTVIDFVGRVHTVTDRCGYTLMKSGAVPNVRIQGVFKERRRKDVSFLDHVIVHLDKQDVKMELLQGGRVEINDISQALDTTVTVVHGVELTKDQSGVTAKISQSNYTVTVFFDGNTVQIHLKGESAAAVHGLCGNSSVDLSEERVSEHSIAGCETQHEEAKDGTINCNASTEWCQLMWQDPFTRCHMQIDPEPFVLACISNLCQSPAVDGLKCHLMEAYARACHQQNNITVEDWRSTAGCGKEITIEGSCQPNPAITDIQFLRKLAGVKTHTRVTGTTRCPSTTTNVRLYEYYYYKRGELAREKTHSINQSMFIYIALNHKCPKGLHKPQRHPRFRSHIRARKNSTQWDDNEKPWRGPQMWATPPPPLSIYHLSLIYSETSLFLRGCKILATSFGICVTAAGPEAMCRDKFCSDHEFCGVSYDGKAHCLCRALLASDYRSKDKFGEPAVCSHTSASVTMYCCLLLEKGIDYPRLHLNDESCKGDIDDKTHMVSFNFDRDHTCGAIIKANSSKITYKNVIMTPNISSVVTRYSNVQMDFSCHFDQPDPEGLAIKIKDSPVIKHLTSGEWDYTLTLTAYTDPGRTQPIESSTGVLLNEKIWVEIKAYGLEGNTLSIVTESCWATDQLSSNGSIRYDLITAGCPNPADSTVDIEGNGQGTSNYFSFNMFRFLGKDSEIFLHCRVDLCVQQADSCIQVCDQAARRRRSLPTIDAKGDPSIVTMAWA; via the exons ATGTCCTGCTTCCTTCTCTACCTGGCGGTGCTTGGCCTTCAGACAG GTGCTGCCGCAACGGACTGGACTTTTACCAGGTCTGGAGAGATGGACATCACCAACTGTCCCATCACATACTTTGGACAAAAGTACCACAAATTATAT GTGGCGTTCAACGACAGCCGCTTCGCACTATGCTTCAACGGCGCCTACGAAGACGGCGCCCAAAACGACTGCATCGTGATGTCGGGAGGGACGGCGGACAGAGGCAACTGGTCCGTACTCGCACACGAGATACCAGCAGGGTCCGGGGTCCATAAGATGTTGCCGGAACTGAAGCATGCCGGGAAGTGTGTCAACGTGATACCTTTGAAAGATCATCAATATTCTGAG ATTCAACAAGTGGAACTGGGCAACTTCGGAGCACAATCCATTCTGGCTATCAGGACTTATCCCGGATACACAGACGCGGATCTT GTGGCGTATGCGCAGGTAAAAGGCCAAACAGTTTCCAAGCACGTGTTTCAAGCCAACGAGACGAGCGTGGGCGTCATCACAGACATGAGCGGATGCCGactctcag GTTCTGTTTACATGATCAATACCACCATTAGCGACCCAGACGTCTGCGCTACCGTCACGTGCGACGTGAACGGCCTCGCCACTGCGGTCAGCGAATGTGCACCGATGCACCACTGCCAAGGCAACGGCAG CTGCGCCTTTGACGCCATGTGCACTTTGACCGCCTCCACGGTCATCGATTTTGTCGGCCGGGTTCACACTGTGACTGACCGATGCGGATACACTCTGATGAAGTCTGGGGCCGTCCCAAACGTCCGGATCCAGGGCGTATTCAAGGAGCGGCGCCGCAAGGACGTCAGCTTCTTGGACCATGTGATCGTGCACCTGGACAAGCAAGATGTTAAGATGGAGTTACTACAAGGTGGCCGAGTGGAG ATAAATGACATTTCCCAAGCCCTCGACACCACAGTTACAGTTGTCCACGGAGTGGAACTTACCAAGGATCAGAGCGGAGTGACTGCTAAAATATCGCAGTCCAACTACACAGTTACAGTCTTCTTTGATGGCAACACGGTGCAGATCCACCTGAAGG GTGAAAGTGCAGCTGCCGTGCATGGATTATGTGGAAATTCCTCCGTGGATTTGAGTGAGGAGAGAGTCTCAGAGCACAGCATTGCTGGGTGTGAGACACAACATGAAGAAGCTAAGGATGGAACGATCAACTGCAACGCATCAACTGAATG GTGTCAACTCATGTGGCAGGATCCGTTCACTCGGTGCCACATGCAAATCGACCCTGAGCCCTTCGTTTTGGCCTGCATCAGCAATTTGTGCCAGTCCCCCGCAGTGGATGGCCTCAAATGCCACCTGATGGAGGCCTATGCCAGAGCCTGTCACCAGCAAAACAACATCACAGTGGAGGACTGGAGGTCGACGGCTGGATGCGGTAAGGAGATTACAATAGAAGGTTCTTGCCAACCAAATCCAGCAATAACCGATATCCAATTTTTGAGAAAGCTAGCTGGAGTTAAAACTCATACAAGAGTAACCGGGACTACACGCTGTCCTAGTACGACTACTAATGTAAGACTCTACGAGTACTACTATTATAAGCGTGGGGAATTGGCGAGGGAAAAaacacattcaatcaatcaatcaatgtttatttatatagctctaaatcacaagtgtcccaaagggctgcacaagccacaacgacatcctcggttcagatctcacatcagggcaaggaaaaactcaacccagtgggatgacaatgagaaaccttggagaggaccgcagatgtgggcgactcccccgccccctcta tccatttaTCATCTCAGTCTCATTTATTCTGAAACTTCACTTTTTTTAAGAGGTTGCAAAATCTTGGCAACCTCCTTCGGTATTTGTGTTACAGCTGCCGGTCCTGAGGCCATGTGCCGGGACAAGTTCTGCAGCGATCACGAGTTCTGCGGCGTGAGCTATGACGGAAAAGCTCATTGTCTTTGCCGGGCTCTTCTTGCCTCAGACTACAGATCCAAAGACAAGTTTG GTGAGCCGGCAGTTTGCAGCCACACATCTGCTTCGGTGACCATGTACTGTTGCCTTCTGTTGGAGAAGGGCATCGACTACCCAAGGCTACACCTCAACGACGAGAGCTGCAAAGGTGACATTGACGATAAGACCCACATGGTGTCGTTTAACTTTGATAGGGACCACACATGTGGAGCAATCATCAAG GCAAACTCGAGCAAAATAACCTACAAAAATGTCATCATGACACCCAACATCTCCAGTGTAGTGACACGTTACAGTAACGTGCAGATGGATTTCTCCTGCCATTTTGACCAACCGGACCCAGAGGGCCTGGCCATCAAAATCAAAGACAG CCCGGTGATTAAACACCTCACTTCGGGCGAGTGGGATTACACCCTGACCCTGACTGCGTACACCGATCCCGGAAGAACACAACCCATAGAGTCGAGTACCGGAGTTCTGCTCAATGAGAAAATCTGGGTGGAGATCAAGGCGTATGGATTGGAGGGAAACACCCTCTCTATAGTGACCGAATCCTGCTGGGCTACAGATCAATTGTCTTCAAATGGGAGCATTCGTTACGATCTCATCACTGCAGG ATGTCCTAATCCTGCCGACTCGACGGTGGACATTGAAGGCAACGGGCAGGGAACGTCCAACTACTTCTCCTTCAACATGTTCAGATTCTTGGGCAAAGACAGCGAAATCTTCCTGCACTGCAGAGTAGACCTGTGTGTGCAACAGGCAGACTCATGCATCCAG GTGTGCGACCAGGCAGCAAGGAGGCGCAGATCTCTCCCGACCATCGATGCCAAAGGAGATCCATCCATAGTTACCATGGCTTGGGCATAA
- the LOC133658997 gene encoding LOW QUALITY PROTEIN: trace amine-associated receptor 13c-like (The sequence of the model RefSeq protein was modified relative to this genomic sequence to represent the inferred CDS: inserted 1 base in 1 codon; substituted 1 base at 1 genomic stop codon), producing the protein MESAGASELCYPHLNASCRVPRKPPMQALLIYVLLSCVSMVTVALNGLVIFSISYFRXSHVLLAGQSXLLMLSSLAARQLHTPTNLLLLSLAVSDLLVGALLMPVEIMYTEACWFLGDVACTLYYVADYVITSASVANMVLISVDRYLAICHPLSYPGRVTKRRVKICVGLCWLCSMVYRLVLLNEHLEEPGRSISCLGECVVVIANAAGSTDLVMTFVLPILVILALYLRVFGVAVAQAHVMRSRVGAGQVLRVKKSEMKAARTLGIVVLVFLICFCPYYFPTLAGENTSVDAASATFEIWLAHFNSCLNPFIYALFYPWFRKAVKRVFTLQILKAGSRDANIL; encoded by the exons ATGGAGAGCGCCGGGGCGTCGGAGCTGTGCTACCCGCACCTGAACGCCTCGTGCCGGGTGCCCAGAAAGCCGCCCATGCAGGCCCTGCTGATCTACGTGCTGCTGTCCTGCGTCTCCATGGTGACGGTGGCTCTCAACGGGCTGGTCATCTTCTCCATCTCCTACTTCAGGTGATCACACGTGCTCCTCGCAGGGCAGA GTTTGCTGATGTTGTCGTCCCTCGCCGCCAGGCAGCTTCACACGCCCACCAACCTGCTGCTGCTGTCGCTGGCCGTGTCCGACCTGCTGGTGGGCGCCCTGCTCATGCCCGTGGAGATCATGTACACGGAGGCCTGCTGGTTCCTGGGCGACGTGGCGTGCACGCTGTACTACGTGGCCGACTACGTGATCACGTCGGCGTCGGTGGCCAACATGGTGCTGATCTCGGTGGACCGCTACTTGGCCATCTGCCATCCGCTCTCCTACCCGGGCCGCGTCACCAAGAGGCGGGTGAAGATCTGCGTGGGCCTGTGCTGGCTCTGCTCCATGGTCTACAGGCTGGTGCTACTCAACGAGCACTTGGAGGAGCCGGGCAGGTCCATCTCCTGCCTGGGGGAGTGCGTGGTGGTCATCGCCAATGCGGCGGGCTCCACGGACCTGGTCATGACCTTCGTCCTGCCCATCCTAGTCATCCTGGCGCTCTACCTGAGGGTATTCGGCGTGGCCGTGGCTCAGGCCCACGTCATGCGCTCTCGAGTGGGCGCCGGCCAGGTGCTGCGCGTGAAGAAGAGCGAGATGAAAGCGGCCAGGACCTTGGGCATCGTGGTGCTGGTTTTCCTCATCTGCTTCTGCCCGTACTACTTTCCCACCCTGGCGGGAGAGAACACCTCCGTGGACGCCGCCTCGGCCACCTTCGAGATCTGGCTGGCCCACTTCAACTCCTGCCTCAACCCCTTCATCTACGCCCTCTTCTACCCGTGGTTCCGCAAAGCCGTGAAGCGCGTCTTCACGCTGCAGATCCTCAAAGCAGGCTCCAGAGACGCCAACATCTTGTAG